A single region of the Legionella oakridgensis ATCC 33761 = DSM 21215 genome encodes:
- a CDS encoding YchJ family protein, translated as MTQCPCGSNMDYLHCCGLYLEGEQTPPSPEALMRSRYTAYSLANIDYIKKTMHGKPLHGFNETEARAWAKQVIWLGLKVMHARNETPELGYVEFIAHFIDGNTVKSLHEISEFHCQQGQWYYVDGHYPINSKAQKSQKIGRNSVCPCGSEKKFKNCHGKGHVP; from the coding sequence ATGACTCAATGCCCATGCGGTTCCAATATGGACTATCTACATTGTTGCGGATTATATCTGGAAGGAGAGCAAACTCCCCCCTCACCAGAGGCATTAATGCGTTCGCGGTATACAGCATATTCCTTAGCTAATATAGATTACATAAAAAAAACAATGCATGGAAAGCCGTTACATGGTTTTAATGAAACAGAAGCTCGGGCATGGGCCAAGCAAGTGATATGGCTTGGTTTGAAGGTGATGCATGCAAGGAACGAAACACCTGAGTTGGGATACGTTGAATTCATTGCGCATTTTATTGATGGAAATACTGTGAAATCCCTTCATGAAATCAGCGAATTTCATTGTCAGCAAGGGCAATGGTACTACGTTGATGGACACTATCCTATAAACAGCAAGGCACAAAAAAGTCAAAAAATTGGTCGCAATAGTGTATGTCCTTGCGGCAGTGAGAAAAAATTTAAAAACTGTCATGGTAAAGGTCATGTACCTTGA
- a CDS encoding TM0106 family RecB-like putative nuclease: MDAAHATRLAMQAGADVIYQASLVVSPFKGFADFLVKAQGDSLLGNYHYEILDTKLASTLKPQVIMQLCCYADLLEAMQGRRPKQLWVLLGHGEKQAVRTSDYFYYYLYLKDRFLQAHQTFDAYQQPDPADSGHWGRWSRYAEELLKQSDHLAQVATITKSQIKKLHNAGIYTMQALTTTDSKRIKGLNQSVFERLKAQAAIQKQSVGHEVPLYKLLPHESGKKQGLALLPPPTPLDVFFDMEGFPLTEGGLEYLWGMTYFDKQGTRQYKDFWAHNSTQEKEAFMAFVAWVYKRWQQDPNMHIYHYASYEVSACRKLMGRYGVCEHEVDELLRNEVFIDLYKIVKNALILGEPRYSIKNVEHLYRSKRLTDVGTGSDSVVVYGHWRENPDGDTWQTSKILQDIRDYNIDDCNSTQELVDWLRLRQKEQGIPYLGKVELVTVEQKEEIHERLQLRDRLLQKVHDLNLQGKGRDAAVYSMFAWSLEFHRRESKPVFWRLFDRLGLSDEELLDDLDCLALCMRTDKPPYKPTPKARHLVYEYSFDPNQEFKGTSEQYYILGKETAEGKPLKVTFYKEDSRLADGFIALQMKDELDGMITLVPDDYLRPEPIPQAIAKQAEAFEQSMLDKSAILDFLQRSRPRIIGHQSGHPIASSHDSKKRLEQIIYAVNNLDASYLVIQGPPGAGKTYTAKHIIAALLQQGKTIGISSNSHKAINHLLLNTVEYCQREKIKGHFACTRETDESLKKLGVTIIENKNIAQWLQSASVVGTTAWGFARDEMASAFDYLFIDEAGQVSVANLIAMSRAAKNIILMGDQMQLGQPSQGSHPEESGLSILDYLLHATPTIAEDMGIFLGTTYRMHSAVNQFISDTIYEGRLESAPENDKQRIHVPNDYQGLLNKEAGIIAIPVMHEGNTQASDEEVQCIVSLTMQLLGREFTNKDGSQRLIGWEDLLFVAPYNHQVNKLKSALGKQANVGSVDKFQGQEAPVVFLSMCASHGNESTRGINFLFNKNRMNVAISRAQCMAIIVYSPGLLEVSAKNVEQLSLINLFCKLTHAIDKTKLFSQLPYHGSSNMK, from the coding sequence ATGGACGCAGCCCATGCCACACGATTGGCTATGCAAGCCGGTGCTGATGTCATTTATCAAGCTAGCCTGGTGGTATCACCCTTCAAAGGATTTGCTGATTTTCTAGTAAAAGCTCAAGGTGATAGTTTATTGGGCAACTACCATTATGAAATCTTGGATACCAAACTAGCCAGCACACTAAAACCACAGGTTATCATGCAGTTGTGCTGCTATGCAGACCTATTGGAAGCCATGCAAGGAAGAAGACCAAAACAGCTTTGGGTTCTGTTAGGCCATGGTGAGAAGCAAGCAGTGCGCACGAGTGATTATTTTTACTATTATCTCTATTTAAAAGATCGTTTCCTGCAGGCGCATCAGACCTTTGATGCTTATCAGCAGCCTGATCCTGCGGATTCGGGTCATTGGGGAAGGTGGTCTCGTTATGCAGAGGAGTTACTTAAGCAATCTGATCATCTTGCTCAGGTTGCAACCATAACCAAAAGTCAGATTAAAAAATTGCATAACGCCGGAATTTATACCATGCAGGCGTTAACTACTACCGATTCTAAACGTATCAAGGGTCTTAACCAATCCGTATTTGAACGCTTGAAAGCACAAGCCGCTATTCAGAAACAAAGCGTTGGTCATGAGGTTCCTTTATACAAACTATTGCCTCATGAATCAGGTAAAAAACAAGGGTTGGCATTACTTCCCCCACCAACACCGCTCGATGTGTTTTTTGATATGGAAGGATTTCCACTGACAGAAGGTGGGTTGGAGTATCTTTGGGGGATGACTTACTTCGATAAGCAAGGAACCCGTCAATATAAAGACTTTTGGGCTCATAATTCAACCCAGGAAAAAGAAGCCTTCATGGCATTTGTTGCTTGGGTTTATAAAAGATGGCAGCAAGATCCAAACATGCATATTTATCATTATGCCAGCTATGAGGTGAGTGCTTGTCGCAAACTGATGGGGCGCTATGGAGTATGTGAACATGAAGTGGATGAATTATTACGAAATGAAGTGTTTATTGATCTTTATAAAATAGTAAAGAATGCGTTGATTTTAGGGGAACCTCGATATTCCATTAAAAATGTTGAACATTTGTATCGTTCCAAGCGCTTGACAGACGTTGGAACTGGTAGTGATTCTGTCGTGGTTTACGGGCATTGGCGGGAAAATCCGGATGGGGATACTTGGCAGACATCAAAGATATTGCAAGACATTCGTGACTATAACATTGATGATTGCAATTCGACCCAGGAATTAGTTGATTGGCTTAGACTCAGGCAAAAAGAACAAGGTATTCCTTATCTTGGAAAAGTCGAGCTTGTTACCGTTGAGCAAAAAGAAGAAATTCATGAACGATTGCAATTGCGCGATCGGTTATTGCAGAAAGTTCATGATTTAAATTTGCAGGGTAAGGGTCGGGATGCTGCCGTTTATTCTATGTTTGCTTGGTCACTGGAGTTTCATCGTCGTGAATCCAAGCCTGTTTTCTGGCGTTTGTTTGACAGACTTGGCTTAAGCGATGAGGAGTTATTAGATGATTTGGATTGTCTTGCTCTTTGCATGCGCACCGATAAGCCACCTTATAAGCCAACGCCGAAAGCACGTCATCTTGTTTATGAATATTCTTTTGACCCTAATCAGGAATTTAAAGGAACCAGCGAGCAATATTACATCCTGGGAAAAGAAACGGCTGAAGGCAAGCCTTTAAAAGTTACATTTTATAAAGAGGATAGTCGATTGGCAGATGGGTTTATTGCCTTGCAAATGAAAGACGAATTGGATGGAATGATTACATTAGTACCTGATGATTACTTACGGCCTGAGCCAATTCCCCAAGCCATTGCTAAACAGGCCGAAGCATTTGAACAGAGCATGCTCGATAAATCCGCTATTTTGGATTTTCTTCAAAGAAGCAGACCAAGAATTATTGGTCATCAAAGTGGGCATCCAATTGCTTCAAGTCATGATTCCAAAAAACGTCTGGAACAAATTATTTACGCGGTAAATAATCTGGATGCCAGTTATTTAGTGATTCAGGGGCCGCCGGGGGCCGGAAAGACATATACTGCTAAACACATTATTGCGGCCTTGTTGCAACAAGGTAAGACCATAGGAATTTCTTCCAACAGTCACAAGGCTATTAATCATCTTTTGCTCAATACCGTTGAATATTGTCAAAGAGAAAAAATAAAAGGGCATTTTGCCTGTACCAGGGAAACCGATGAGTCATTAAAAAAATTAGGCGTGACTATTATTGAAAATAAGAATATTGCCCAATGGTTGCAATCTGCCAGTGTCGTTGGAACAACGGCGTGGGGATTTGCCCGCGATGAGATGGCGAGTGCGTTTGATTATTTGTTTATTGATGAAGCTGGCCAGGTCAGTGTTGCTAATTTAATTGCCATGAGTCGTGCCGCCAAAAATATTATTTTAATGGGAGATCAAATGCAGTTGGGGCAGCCATCGCAAGGCAGTCACCCTGAAGAAAGCGGTTTATCCATCCTTGATTATCTTTTGCATGCAACACCCACTATTGCAGAAGATATGGGGATTTTTCTGGGAACAACGTATCGCATGCATTCCGCCGTCAATCAATTTATCAGTGATACAATTTATGAGGGTCGGCTTGAATCAGCGCCAGAAAATGACAAGCAACGTATTCATGTTCCTAATGATTATCAAGGTCTCTTAAATAAGGAAGCTGGAATCATTGCTATTCCCGTGATGCATGAAGGAAATACTCAAGCCAGTGATGAAGAGGTCCAATGCATTGTGAGTTTAACCATGCAATTGCTTGGCCGCGAATTTACTAATAAAGATGGCTCCCAACGGTTAATCGGTTGGGAAGATTTATTGTTTGTCGCACCGTATAACCATCAGGTTAACAAGCTTAAATCTGCCTTGGGAAAACAGGCAAACGTTGGAAGCGTCGATAAATTTCAAGGACAAGAAGCGCCTGTTGTTTTCTTAAGCATGTGCGCCAGTCATGGAAATGAATCGACACGTGGCATCAATTTTTTATTTAATAAAAATCGCATGAATGTTGCCATATCGCGAGCTCAGTGCATGGCCATCATTGTTTATAGCCCAGGATTACTGGAAGTGTCTGCAAAGAACGTTGAACAGTTAAGTTTAATAAATCTATTCTGTAAACTTACTCATGCTATAGATAAAACAAAATTGTTCAGTCAACTGCCCTATCATGGCTCAAGCAACATGAAATAA
- a CDS encoding universal stress protein translates to MRRFHNILFVSHGIGNEEDTLRQALKLSYDNKASLSILIVCPPVPQPLKEYEASYEASLLDNMQKAVKAAQLALGIRTLPIKITLECDVAPDVRIIRHVLQHAHDLLIKATELNENSKGFRALDMELLRKCPCALFLSRPLKHAQQKAYVAVAIDPKDDDPAGTSLSLTLLEIAHSLAKNGSGYLDVVSCWHFPFEEYFRENIWIKTSENELKQMIADEEKLNMEALQALMKATKLNDEDYQLYHLKGRPEQQIPTFIEEQVIDILVMGTVARTGITGFIIGNTAENILQKIDCSLLALKPPGFVSPV, encoded by the coding sequence ATGCGACGATTTCATAATATTTTATTTGTCAGCCATGGAATTGGCAATGAAGAAGACACCTTAAGACAGGCACTCAAACTGAGTTATGATAATAAGGCTTCATTAAGCATTTTGATCGTTTGTCCTCCAGTCCCACAACCTCTTAAAGAATATGAAGCATCTTACGAGGCATCATTGCTTGACAATATGCAGAAGGCTGTTAAGGCAGCGCAGTTGGCATTAGGCATCAGAACTTTACCGATTAAAATAACATTAGAATGTGATGTTGCCCCGGATGTGCGAATTATTCGCCATGTGCTGCAGCATGCTCACGACCTTTTAATTAAAGCGACAGAATTAAATGAGAATTCCAAAGGGTTTAGGGCGTTAGATATGGAGTTGTTGCGTAAATGTCCTTGTGCTCTATTTCTGAGTCGGCCATTAAAACATGCGCAGCAAAAAGCGTATGTGGCCGTTGCAATTGATCCTAAAGATGACGATCCAGCGGGAACATCCCTGTCGCTTACTCTTTTAGAAATCGCGCATTCATTGGCAAAAAATGGCTCGGGTTACCTAGATGTGGTGTCTTGTTGGCATTTTCCATTTGAAGAATATTTTCGTGAAAATATTTGGATAAAAACGTCTGAAAATGAATTGAAGCAAATGATTGCGGATGAAGAAAAACTAAACATGGAAGCCTTACAAGCGCTAATGAAGGCGACGAAACTCAATGATGAAGATTATCAGTTGTATCATTTAAAAGGTCGGCCGGAACAACAGATTCCCACCTTCATTGAAGAACAAGTCATTGATATTTTAGTCATGGGAACCGTGGCTCGAACAGGAATCACGGGTTTTATCATTGGGAACACGGCAGAAAATATTTTACAGAAAATTGATTGTTCACTGTTAGCATTGAAACCTCCGGGGTTTGTTTCACCTGTTTAA
- a CDS encoding cation-transporting P-type ATPase, protein MLKEERSLKEMKWHAQSVDDVMTKLQAEITGLSAFEATIRLRKYGQNRLPKTVKQSAWIRFFRQFHNILIYILLGAAVITILLHHRMDALVILAVVFVNAIIGFIQEGKAEKALDAIRHLLAPTATVLRDGKRQSIDGHLLVPGDIVLVEAGDKVPADLRLLKTHGLIIDEAILTGESIPVEKYNKPVRKDVVLGDRVCMAYNGTFVINGQGKGVVVATGKMTQIGQISSLLSQVETLTTPLIKQMELFSKWLTLLILLVAALLLTYGYFVQHYEFSELFMIVVGLSVAAIPEGLPAVLSITLAVGVQVMARKNAIVRHLPVIETLGSISVICTDKTGTLTRNEMAVISLVTSRHVFTISGAGYIPSGLITLKEHVIENSSYPLLKELARTAILCNDAALFESNGHWIVNGDPMEGALLTLAGKIGVSIAEERKIWARTDMIPFDSRHHFMATLHHNYQGEAFIFVKGAPERILSMCRQQQTDDGGFEAVDIEYWRQQIEAIAAKGQRVLAFALKPVKLEQMILKFSEVQELTLLGMTGMIDPPREEVIVAVAHCLNAGIQVKMITGDHAATAKAIGQQIGLRYSDKILTGVDLDKMSDSELAGIVLEYDIYARTSPEHKLRLVMALQSHGMIVAMTGDGVNDALALRRADVGIAMGKKGNEVSKEASEFVLADDNFASIVAAIQEGRTVYDNLKKVISWTLPTNAGEAMVIILALLLDVSLPVTPIQILWLNLITATTLGLALAFEPPEKNTMQRPPRPRNEPILTGELAWHIIFVSMLFIGGVFGIYYYALDRGYSLTLARTIALNTLVVMEIFHLFYIRNIYGTSLTWKAVQGTTMVWLSIIVIIVAQFSITYWLPLQTIFMTGSVPVLDGILIILVGVVFFSILEIEKQLRLHLISLRHMELCNRHGDEL, encoded by the coding sequence ATGCTGAAGGAGGAAAGAAGCTTGAAGGAAATGAAGTGGCACGCACAATCGGTGGATGATGTCATGACTAAGTTGCAAGCTGAAATAACAGGGTTAAGTGCGTTTGAAGCAACAATTCGATTGAGAAAATATGGTCAAAATCGTTTGCCCAAGACGGTCAAACAAAGTGCCTGGATTCGTTTTTTCCGGCAATTTCATAATATCTTGATTTATATTTTGTTGGGGGCGGCAGTTATTACCATTCTGTTGCATCATAGAATGGATGCCTTAGTCATTCTCGCTGTGGTCTTTGTGAATGCCATAATTGGTTTCATCCAGGAAGGTAAAGCAGAGAAAGCACTGGATGCGATTCGTCACCTGTTAGCACCCACAGCCACGGTATTACGTGATGGCAAGCGTCAGAGTATTGATGGTCATTTACTGGTTCCTGGCGATATTGTTCTTGTGGAAGCAGGCGATAAAGTGCCCGCAGATTTACGCCTTTTAAAAACCCACGGCTTAATCATTGATGAGGCCATTCTCACAGGAGAGTCGATTCCTGTTGAAAAATATAATAAACCAGTTAGAAAGGATGTTGTTTTAGGTGATCGAGTGTGTATGGCTTATAACGGAACTTTCGTTATTAATGGTCAAGGAAAAGGAGTGGTGGTTGCTACTGGAAAAATGACTCAAATCGGTCAAATCAGCAGTTTACTATCACAAGTGGAAACGTTAACCACCCCTCTGATTAAACAAATGGAATTATTTTCCAAATGGCTTACCTTGTTGATTTTATTGGTGGCGGCGTTACTCCTTACGTACGGTTATTTTGTACAGCATTATGAGTTTAGTGAATTATTTATGATCGTGGTCGGGTTATCCGTTGCCGCTATTCCTGAGGGACTTCCTGCCGTTTTGTCTATTACGCTGGCTGTTGGGGTACAGGTTATGGCACGTAAAAATGCTATCGTACGCCATTTGCCTGTCATTGAAACCCTTGGTTCTATCTCGGTTATATGTACGGATAAAACAGGTACATTAACCCGCAATGAAATGGCGGTTATATCTCTGGTGACCAGTCGCCATGTTTTTACAATTTCAGGGGCAGGATATATTCCGTCTGGTTTGATTACATTAAAGGAGCATGTCATTGAAAATAGTAGTTATCCGTTGCTGAAGGAATTAGCTCGTACTGCAATACTTTGTAACGACGCCGCTTTGTTTGAAAGTAATGGACACTGGATTGTTAACGGTGACCCTATGGAAGGGGCGTTGCTGACACTGGCTGGAAAAATTGGTGTATCGATTGCTGAGGAACGAAAAATATGGGCGCGAACCGATATGATTCCATTTGATTCCAGACATCATTTTATGGCAACCCTGCATCATAATTATCAAGGAGAAGCTTTTATTTTTGTCAAAGGAGCCCCCGAACGGATTTTAAGCATGTGCCGACAACAACAAACAGACGATGGTGGATTTGAAGCGGTCGATATTGAATATTGGCGCCAACAAATTGAAGCAATTGCTGCAAAAGGTCAGCGTGTGCTGGCATTCGCATTGAAACCGGTAAAACTTGAACAAATGATTCTCAAGTTTTCCGAGGTTCAAGAATTAACCTTGCTTGGCATGACCGGAATGATTGATCCGCCACGTGAAGAGGTCATTGTTGCTGTGGCACACTGTCTAAATGCTGGTATTCAGGTAAAAATGATTACGGGCGATCATGCGGCCACTGCAAAGGCAATAGGGCAGCAAATAGGACTTCGTTATTCAGATAAAATTCTAACGGGCGTTGACCTGGATAAAATGAGTGATAGTGAGCTGGCGGGTATTGTATTAGAGTATGATATTTATGCCCGTACAAGCCCAGAGCATAAATTACGCTTGGTGATGGCTTTGCAATCTCATGGCATGATTGTAGCAATGACTGGAGATGGCGTGAATGACGCACTTGCCTTAAGACGAGCAGATGTGGGTATTGCTATGGGCAAAAAAGGCAATGAAGTTTCAAAAGAAGCTTCTGAGTTCGTTTTGGCAGATGATAATTTTGCCTCGATTGTAGCAGCTATTCAGGAAGGTCGTACAGTCTATGACAATCTAAAAAAGGTGATCAGTTGGACTTTGCCTACGAATGCGGGCGAAGCGATGGTTATCATTCTGGCTTTACTTCTTGATGTAAGCCTTCCCGTGACCCCTATTCAAATTTTATGGCTTAACTTGATTACTGCAACCACGCTAGGATTAGCTTTGGCATTTGAGCCACCCGAAAAAAATACCATGCAGCGTCCGCCTCGCCCTCGTAATGAACCTATTTTAACTGGAGAATTAGCCTGGCATATTATTTTCGTATCAATGCTGTTTATAGGTGGGGTCTTTGGTATTTATTATTATGCTCTGGATAGAGGGTATTCATTGACGCTTGCTCGTACTATTGCTTTGAACACGTTGGTGGTTATGGAAATTTTTCATCTGTTTTATATTCGTAATATCTATGGAACATCATTGACATGGAAAGCAGTTCAGGGAACAACCATGGTGTGGTTAAGTATTATTGTTATTATTGTTGCTCAATTTTCAATTACTTATTGGTTACCATTGCAAACAATTTTCATGACAGGATCAGTTCCTGTTCTGGACGGAATTCTGATCATCCTGGTTGGTGTGGTGTTTTTTTCTATACTTGAAATAGAAAAACAACTTCGTTTACACCTTATTTCTTTGCGCCATATGGAATTGTGTAATCGTCATGGCGATGAATTATAA
- a CDS encoding cation:proton antiporter, with the protein MTFLHTSPFYELAALLLFAIAAGWVSLFLRQPMVVSFIVVGILVGPGFLGIVQSYGSIELLAELGITVLLFLVGLKLDIQLIRTLGLVVLATGIGQVVFTAIIGFFIALALKLNVINALYVSVALTFSSTIIIVKMLSDKREADSLHGRIAIGVLIVQDIFVVLTMIILSAFDLNIHDGTLGQVMADIVMMFLSAMVVLFFLGLFIRCIANPLVRSVAHSPELLIIFSIGWAACLASLGSVLGLSKELGGLLAGISLASTPFRDAIASRLSSVRDFLLLFFFITIGSQLHFNQLGEQIVPAAIFSLFVLIGDPLIMLVIMGIMGYRKRTSFFVGLTVAQISEFSFIFMAMGLKLGHINAESLGLVTLVGLITITVSVYMITYSQSLYQWFDPVLSIFERKLPHREESNNVRQQLLDKCYEIVLFGLGRYGQAIAEHLLQNNLKVLAIDFNPDEVKKWLKRGQHAMYGDACDIEFIRSLPLTGVKWVICAIPQHAPGLTHHDPRVMLINGLKTHHYQGKIAVSTQHANQVEALKVQGVDMVFLPFLDAASRAVEKIVAAI; encoded by the coding sequence ATGACTTTTTTACACACATCACCATTTTATGAGTTAGCTGCTCTTTTACTTTTTGCCATAGCGGCTGGTTGGGTCAGTCTTTTCTTACGTCAGCCAATGGTGGTTAGTTTCATTGTGGTGGGTATTCTTGTTGGACCTGGCTTTTTGGGTATCGTTCAATCTTATGGTTCTATCGAATTACTGGCGGAATTGGGAATTACGGTATTACTTTTTCTTGTTGGTCTTAAGCTGGATATTCAGCTCATAAGAACACTTGGGCTTGTTGTTTTGGCTACAGGAATAGGTCAGGTAGTTTTTACGGCAATCATTGGTTTTTTTATTGCTTTGGCACTTAAGCTGAATGTTATCAACGCACTATACGTTAGTGTTGCTCTGACTTTTTCCAGCACCATCATCATTGTCAAAATGTTGTCTGATAAGCGGGAAGCGGACTCATTGCATGGACGCATTGCGATCGGAGTTTTGATAGTACAAGACATTTTTGTAGTCTTGACGATGATTATTTTATCCGCGTTTGATCTAAATATTCATGATGGGACATTAGGCCAGGTTATGGCCGATATTGTCATGATGTTTTTATCAGCGATGGTTGTCTTATTTTTTCTCGGGTTATTTATTCGATGTATTGCAAACCCGCTAGTAAGGAGTGTTGCTCATTCGCCTGAATTACTCATCATTTTTTCAATTGGCTGGGCTGCCTGTTTAGCTAGTTTAGGCAGTGTCTTGGGTTTAAGTAAAGAGTTGGGCGGGTTACTGGCTGGGATATCTTTGGCTTCTACACCGTTCAGGGATGCAATTGCTTCACGCCTGTCTTCTGTGCGTGATTTTTTATTATTGTTTTTCTTTATTACCATAGGTTCGCAGCTTCACTTTAATCAACTTGGGGAGCAAATTGTTCCTGCAGCCATCTTTTCTTTATTTGTATTGATTGGCGATCCGCTTATTATGTTAGTGATTATGGGAATTATGGGATACCGTAAGCGTACCAGTTTTTTTGTCGGCCTTACGGTTGCACAAATCAGCGAGTTTTCTTTTATTTTTATGGCGATGGGTTTAAAGCTCGGCCATATAAACGCTGAATCGTTGGGACTAGTGACACTGGTTGGGTTGATTACTATAACGGTTTCAGTGTATATGATTACTTATTCACAATCATTATACCAATGGTTTGATCCTGTATTAAGTATATTTGAACGCAAACTTCCTCATCGCGAAGAATCCAATAATGTTCGACAACAATTGCTCGATAAGTGCTATGAGATTGTACTGTTTGGTTTAGGTCGGTATGGTCAAGCCATTGCCGAACACCTGTTGCAAAATAATCTTAAGGTGCTTGCCATCGATTTTAATCCTGATGAAGTGAAGAAATGGTTAAAACGAGGCCAGCATGCGATGTATGGAGATGCTTGCGATATTGAATTCATCCGTTCTCTTCCCTTAACGGGAGTTAAATGGGTTATTTGCGCAATACCGCAGCATGCTCCTGGTTTAACACACCATGATCCTCGTGTAATGCTGATCAATGGGTTGAAAACTCATCACTATCAAGGAAAAATTGCTGTTTCCACTCAACATGCAAATCAGGTCGAGGCACTTAAAGTACAAGGTGTAGACATGGTGTTTTTGCCTTTTCTTGATGCAGCAAGCAGGGCTGTAGAGAAAATAGTGGCGGCCATTTAA
- a CDS encoding DEAD/DEAH box helicase, which yields MSFTALGLIEPLIRAVSELGYTEPTPIQLKTIPVILRGGDLLASAQTGTGKTASFVLPLLQQISKKPRAKSNRVKVLILTPTRELAAQIHENVIQYSRYLSLRSTVVYGGVKINPQMMRLRSGVELLVATPGRLLDLYQQHAIQFDEVDALILDEADRMLDMGFIHDIKRIIKLLPLKRQNLMFSATFSEDIRTLAKGILKQPAEIDVAPRNASAAAIQQTIHPVDKHRKSALLAHLIHKNQWGQTLVFSRTKHGANKLVKQLAESHIHSAAIHGNKSQAQRTKALADFKSGKVQILVATDIAARGIDIEKLPCVVNFDLPQVAEDYVHRIGRTGRAGALGLAVSLVSADEVTQLHSIEKLIKQTLERIEIDDFEPTHHLPASKVATSKRGNHPLKKDSRFNPMQKIRKNLADRQNKSVVLVKNRFRNITFQPLSKFVQHIKS from the coding sequence ATGAGTTTTACAGCATTGGGTTTAATTGAGCCTTTGATTCGCGCTGTCAGCGAATTGGGTTATACAGAACCTACCCCCATCCAATTGAAAACCATACCGGTTATTTTACGAGGTGGTGATTTGTTAGCTTCCGCGCAGACAGGAACAGGAAAAACAGCAAGTTTTGTATTACCTCTTTTGCAGCAGATAAGCAAAAAGCCGCGTGCTAAATCTAATCGTGTTAAGGTATTAATTCTTACGCCAACTCGCGAGTTAGCCGCGCAAATACATGAAAATGTTATTCAATATAGCCGTTATTTATCACTTCGCTCCACCGTTGTTTATGGTGGGGTAAAAATTAATCCGCAAATGATGCGATTACGTTCAGGGGTGGAACTGCTGGTTGCAACCCCGGGAAGACTGTTGGATTTATATCAGCAACACGCCATCCAATTTGATGAGGTTGATGCCTTGATTCTGGATGAAGCGGATCGGATGCTGGATATGGGATTTATTCATGATATTAAAAGAATCATCAAATTATTACCTCTAAAGAGGCAAAACTTAATGTTTTCTGCCACGTTTTCTGAAGACATTCGTACTCTAGCGAAAGGGATCCTAAAGCAACCAGCGGAAATTGATGTGGCTCCCAGGAATGCGTCGGCCGCCGCCATCCAGCAAACCATTCATCCAGTAGATAAACATCGAAAATCAGCTCTTCTTGCTCATTTAATCCATAAGAATCAATGGGGGCAAACGCTGGTATTTTCTCGAACGAAGCACGGTGCGAATAAACTGGTGAAACAACTGGCTGAATCGCATATTCATTCCGCAGCAATCCATGGAAACAAATCTCAAGCGCAGCGAACCAAGGCGCTGGCGGATTTTAAATCTGGTAAAGTACAGATTCTGGTAGCGACCGATATTGCAGCACGTGGCATTGATATTGAAAAACTTCCTTGTGTGGTGAACTTTGATTTACCTCAGGTTGCTGAAGATTATGTGCATCGGATCGGGAGAACAGGGCGTGCTGGGGCATTGGGTCTTGCTGTATCATTGGTCAGTGCTGATGAAGTGACCCAATTACACTCCATTGAAAAGTTAATTAAACAAACGCTTGAGCGCATTGAAATTGATGATTTTGAACCCACGCATCATTTGCCAGCTTCAAAGGTGGCTACCTCTAAAAGAGGCAATCACCCGCTTAAGAAAGACTCTAGATTTAATCCTATGCAAAAGATAAGAAAAAATTTAGCCGATCGGCAGAATAAGTCAGTGGTCTTAGTTAAGAATCGGTTTAGGAACATAACTTTTCAACCGCTGAGCAAATTCGTGCAACACATCAAGTCCTGA